In Onthophagus taurus isolate NC unplaced genomic scaffold, IU_Otau_3.0 ScKx7SY_16, whole genome shotgun sequence, the genomic stretch AATAAAGAAGAATGAAGCATTTGtgcaaaacttaaaaaatgttgaaatggaTCAAGAGATGTTGAGTTCAAAGGAAATCGgagaaaataaagttgattACGATAAAAGTAAAGGTAAGTGATGTAATAAAGTTTCCAAGACAAGTTTTACCTGAGAGAACCATAACCTCAATTCAATTGACAGTTAATTTTTCGTTgctcataattttcttaaaactattaatttcCTTTCTAAACCATCCAAAACGGGAAAATCAGTGTTGGCtacatctaatttatttgattctGGATGATTTTGAACGATTTTGACCTtgaaaattagatttaaatttgtaaaattcaaACTTCATTCGTGGTTGGAGAATCTTGAAACCTCCAATGGACAATTGAAACAGAAAGGTGTATGCATCAAATACATAGTTTCATCCAGATTTGTGAAgaattaaataagattttaaatgGTTTTGGAATTTTGAGTAGTTCGAAAGGCATCCGCTAGATGGTGCTATGCTCTCTCTCAGtttaaagtccctagattatcAAAGCAAGGTCCGTTGAGTATTGGTTATACTGGTGACAGTATGTTCACTTAATGGACCTTGTATCAAagcaaggtttatatattaatattattatatataaaccttggtatcaaagtaccgcggtttgcctccattttggctcgaaagtgaagcgggaaatttaaaactatgttgttctgttgataaaattacgcCAAATAtcctttccttttttttgtcgtggtactctgaagagtcgaaagcccttcttactgctatttttgcaactccaaaggcaacaagacggcattatttttgtaaataagtggtaACATGCACTGACAAGCTGTTAAACCGCCATTTTTTCTCGAATATTTCCAATCTTGGGACTTTAGCTCAGTTAATGAATTTAAAGTAGAAATCTGTAATATTAACTTTCCTTTTGAGCCTGAACTCgctaaattattgttttgtataaagactttaacaaatttaaacagttttaaacaaacaaaattaaaaataatatatttaaacgaataactttttcaatacggtaataaaacttaaattaacctaaaaattattaaattatgacattaaatttaatacataaatGTTTTTAGATGATAAATTGGAACAAAATGATGATGGGAAAAACGATAATGATCAGGATTTCGATGAACCCAACGAGGACTGtctcgaaaataaagattttgaatcggaaatagaaacaaatttaattgaaaaaactaattttgagGTTGTGGAAGAGAAAATTGTTGATGAGGATGAACAGAAAActccaaaaaatgatttagagTTAATTGATAACGTtgaaacagaaaataatattacGGAAATTAATGAGATTGTAGAGGAACAAAAAGTTCTTGAAGTGGACAGTACAGAAAAAGTGGtggaattaattaaagatgttgaaattaatcaaaaagaGGAAGAAAAAAGTGATAAAGAAGATTTACTAAAAAATGGGGAAGAAAATGATCAAATCGGAGAGAAATTGTGTATTCAACGGAGACACATTCGAATAACCGATCCAATTAGGAAACATAACCtccaaaataatcaaaactcAACGTTAAGCAACGATAACCACCaacattctttattaaaattaaacgatgTGGATTCGGATTCATTAAAACTGGAGGATCATAAAGAAATCGAGAAACACGTTCGCTTTAACCTAAacgataaagaaattattgaaaaaggcgaagaaaaaaaatcattttcttcaTCGAATGAGTCAAGTGATGACTCGAGCGATGATGAAAGCTCTTCGAGTGATGAAGagaacaaaaatattgaagaaattaaaataaatgttaacgaggatgttaaaaatgataatgtgGATGAGGAAAGTTTATTATCGAGTGAAAATGAAGATGAAATTGATGATAAATTGATCGAGAAACGTAAATTAAAGgagaataataaaaagaataacaaGAAAAGGAAGAATTTTTGTGTCAAGTACCCTCAAAACGATGATTTATACGAATCGAGATTACACTCGacggaaaataaaattgtaataaggAAAATGATGACGTTGAAGAGGGAAAATGaggattttaaatgttaccaAACGAATAATGTTCCGAAGATTATAATTAAGAACGTTGAGGAGAAGTTCGACGGTGAAATAGATGAATCGCAAGATTTCGATTTAAATTCTCGAAATATTCtcgaaattaataacaataatcaaaataattattctgTTTCAGTAGGAGAAACCGAATTAATCAACgattttgacaaaaataaaaccgaaaATGAAGGAATTAATGAAGATAATGATAAAAGTGATGATAATAATGTTGAGGAGAATGTGTCAGAAACAATTAATGAGAAAATCGATGATTTACAATCTCAATTCAATGACGATGttgatgaaaatgaagaatttaaagagaaaactaaAGGAATTGAGGAGAATAATGAAgaaaacttgtttaaaaataatgatattgATGAGAAGCCATCGgaaaatgatcaaattgataaagaattaactaaaaatgatgacgaaTATAAAGAAATCCAAGGTAATCCCATTGAAAATGAGGATATCCAAAGTAATCCAATTGAAAATGAGAAAATCCAAAGTAATCCAATTGAATATGAGGAAATCCAAAGTAATCCAATTGAAAATGAGGAAATCCAAAGTAATCCAATTGAAAATGAGGAAATCCAAAGTAATCCAATTGAAAATGAGGAAATCCAAAGTAATCCAATTCAAAATGAGGAAATCGAAAGTAATCCAATTGAATATGAGGAAATCCAAAGCAgtccaattgaaaataaagaaatccaaAGTAATCCAATTGAAAATGAGGAAAACTTGCTTAAAAATGATCATTTAAACGAAGAATTACCTAAAAGTGATGAATTAGAAGAAAACCTTAATGAAATTGAGTCTAAATCTCTTCCGATTAATGAATTGGAAgaaaaattttgcgaaaatgTGGAAGAGGAAAGTgtaattttagaaatatttaaagaattaatcgaaattaacgtcacaaaaaatggatttggtgaaaaaatcatttttgttaaacCTTTAAGTGATGTTCGAGTGATCACAAATAATCATGATGACTTAAAGGAGCCTCTTAGTCATGATGAAACATTAATCGACCGGGATAACcaagaaaataatgaaattgaagaagaaattttaaatattggagatgaaaatcaagaaattgaagatgaatatcaagaaattaaagacaaagaagaagaaattgaagaaaaacaaGATGAAGGGGGAATACAACAAGATATCAAAGTGAAATATCAAGAAATTGGGGAGGAATTAAGTATGATTGAAGGAAATTGTGATGAAATTAtagaaaatgttgattttattgattataataACGAAgttttgattgaaaataacCAAGAAATTGATGAAGAAAGTGTTGATGAAAATTCTAGGTTAGTTTCTGATGAAGTTATTGTTGAATCATTTGAAATTGGAAACCAATTAATTGAAAGTGTCGAAGAAAcgattgaaaatgaaattgaaggtaataaattaattgatactgaggttattgataataatttaattataattgatcaaaacgtaaataaaaattatgttaatgaTGAAAATATTCCTCCACCGGAACTGTTACCTGAAAATGAGAAAGGTGAAGGAAATGTGATTGTGGAGGAAagctttattaataaaaataaagagaatTTAGTGGCGGAGAGTGTTGAAGATGATGAAGAGAAAATGCCGATTTTGGAGCCAATGGTGGTGAATGTGAATCGAGAAATAgataaaaatgtacaagatTCAATAAAAGATGTTGTTGATACTAAAATGTTGGGAAAGAAGCGcaaatttaaagtaaaattaatgttggatggtaaaaataataataagaggAAGGAAAATGTCAAACGAAAACTTTCCgagtgtaaaattaaaaagaaaaacttcaTCAAAGCGAAACGAAAAAGGAATAATTTACGAAATGAACggtaatagttatttatttattaatttgtttattgtaatttgaCAGTTTGTAACTAACTTCAtgcgtaaacaaaaaaaatttgtttaggttaagttttattttaattctttttctattttatagtgaatttatatcaaattcgACGCAAAAATTCGCAAAAAAAgaagatttaaaacaaaaaatgcatAAATACAAAATCCCAAAAAAACCGGTAAATATTGAACATGAAAAATTTGTGGAGGAAggaaaacagaaaaaatttaagcgaataaaacaattagaagaaattaatgaaactaAGAATGAAAATGAGGAAGAAAAATCggtaataaaactaaattcggctataaatgtgttaaaaaagaaagttcaatttgatttatcagtagaaaaaataaatcctaacttaaaaaatgatttaatcgaacctaacctcaaaaataattttaccccaaatataaaaacaaaatcgattaaatCGTGTTTAAAAGGATCGGAAGAGATGAAAAAGCGATTTTTGGACCCGTTAAAACGTTCTTATTCGCTTAATATGAGCTCGAATTGCGAGAAAAAGCGTCGATTAAGTCTTGAGGAGTACAACAAGATACGgaagaaaaacattattaacgaaaatttcgATACATAcacaaacgatttttatagAACGAAAACGATCGATTTAGACTTTGAAAGTGCTAAGATGCAAGAGGAGATTGAAAAGGCGGTTTTAAAGAATTTGTCTTCTCCGAATTTGCATCGGAAAAACGATGACTTTTTTAATGATGTTGTTAATGATGATGTTATTAATTGTGGGGATGATAAAGAAGATAAAAATGATCAAACTTATCAAAATGATTCAAGTTTAAATCAATCAATTATAATAAACGGGAATAATTTTGATTCCGATGatgatgaaattaaaagtgaAGTTAAAACGTGTTcgactaaaattaatttcgttgATAAATCTATTGTggaggaaaaaattaattctttggAAGAGTTTTTGCCGAAAATTTCGCGCAGTTCGAATCGTTCAACGACGAGCGAGGAGATTTCAcaaaaaatcgacgatttattttcaaatcgcCCGATTTACGAGCAAAGGAATTACAGAATTAACCGATTTTTGCAACCGAAATTGACTCATAACCTCACAAAACGTTATGAGGCGATTACAGTTAACATAGATTTCGacgattttaattataaccttAACAATCAAGTTAATATAGTTAATAATTTGATAGAAAGCGAcgaggaaaaaatgtttaatgaagaAAGTTTGTTTAGGAA encodes the following:
- the LOC111418155 gene encoding putative leucine-rich repeat-containing protein DDB_G0290503, with protein sequence MQYAGLQNVQGTSGTTHSNTLQYGQQQHSGGDGVISTNQQQQTAQSPPNNNTSTTSILRNYRKESNGLENKLQGNEPGSTSSGGEIQGPVARVAPHTYYPKQNGDGFRYQHFPDFGMQPQQIAPPPVKYSEIIEPPMVQGLDLNHHHLSSHMMSAKSSKEKAAPGVIGNVPGNLATNGSAAGSGASYLDMSCAKSSYDYNFGMRPMNNGGVYKQQFPLNAPPYHHPHHHPASNHHTLQMPPQVQHHQQYQNYTNKMAQYPRGSYQGNDFLSNLNKIAPDIAQDIINDQHLREQFPVYLSGENHYHHHRLYPNHQAGQSNRIYQRNHHHQQRNLNYNLNNLSSVQYQRNFQENYRLYQNHHVPNLRFPAAFEQIPQRGNYERPPFPPGFPNCSQIDYQNFHQSKIHFPPKNYLESNPEIPEIIPEVDDDDEENSQKDSNSGKSLKAYLENWNEESFLDDQENNAGDKENNTLYVLETMEIPSESVNQYIHLQPIEKLPPNVVISDAKQTGNAPACKLLQDIAINSRLKQRNFDQHPVLHIPEEVKTSKSLPILIQDDEGDLETNNTEIGDEKAKINELEDDRNEDNDKNEVENKFSVIKKNEAFVQNLKNVEMDQEMLSSKEIGENKVDYDKSKDDKLEQNDDGKNDNDQDFDEPNEDCLENKDFESEIETNLIEKTNFEVVEEKIVDEDEQKTPKNDLELIDNVETENNITEINEIVEEQKVLEVDSTEKVVELIKDVEINQKEEEKSDKEDLLKNGEENDQIGEKLCIQRRHIRITDPIRKHNLQNNQNSTLSNDNHQHSLLKLNDVDSDSLKLEDHKEIEKHVRFNLNDKEIIEKGEEKKSFSSSNESSDDSSDDESSSSDEENKNIEEIKINVNEDVKNDNVDEESLLSSENEDEIDDKLIEKRKLKENNKKNNKKRKNFCVKYPQNDDLYESRLHSTENKIVIRKMMTLKRENEDFKCYQTNNVPKIIIKNVEEKFDGEIDESQDFDLNSRNILEINNNNQNNYSVSVGETELINDFDKNKTENEGINEDNDKSDDNNVEENVSETINEKIDDLQSQFNDDVDENEEFKEKTKGIEENNEENLFKNNDIDEKPSENDQIDKELTKNDDEYKEIQGNPIENEDIQSNPIENEKIQSNPIEYEEIQSNPIENEEIQSNPIENEEIQSNPIENEEIQSNPIQNEEIESNPIEYEEIQSSPIENKEIQSNPIENEENLLKNDHLNEELPKSDELEENLNEIESKSLPINELEEKFCENVEEESVILEIFKELIEINVTKNGFGEKIIFVKPLSDVRVITNNHDDLKEPLSHDETLIDRDNQENNEIEEEILNIGDENQEIEDEYQEIKDKEEEIEEKQDEGGIQQDIKVKYQEIGEELSMIEGNCDEIIENVDFIDYNNEVLIENNQEIDEESVDENSRLVSDEVIVESFEIGNQLIESVEETIENEIEGNKLIDTEVIDNNLIIIDQNVNKNYVNDENIPPPELLPENEKGEGNVIVEESFINKNKENLVAESVEDDEEKMPILEPMVVNVNREIDKNVQDSIKDVVDTKMLGKKRKFKVKLMLDGKNNNKRKENVKRKLSECKIKKKNFIKAKRKRNNLRNEREFISNSTQKFAKKEDLKQKMHKYKIPKKPVNIEHEKFVEEGKQKKFKRIKQLEEINETKNENEEEKSVIKLNSAINVLKKKVQFDLSVEKINPNLKNDLIEPNLKNNFTPNIKTKSIKSCLKGSEEMKKRFLDPLKRSYSLNMSSNCEKKRRLSLEEYNKIRKKNIINENFDTYTNDFYRTKTIDLDFESAKMQEEIEKAVLKNLSSPNLHRKNDDFFNDVVNDDVINCGDDKEDKNDQTYQNDSSLNQSIIINGNNFDSDDDEIKSEVKTCSTKINFVDKSIVEEKINSLEEFLPKISRSSNRSTTSEEISQKIDDLFSNRPIYEQRNYRINRFLQPKLTHNLTKRYEAITVNIDFDDFNYNLNNQVNIVNNLIESDEEKMFNEESLFRNPERPTLYDEDDEKVIKMSPKVDKNEPFFNERMKIHQIIDISGLGVRNETSYDLNDQKSIMENVSDFENTIEISNGEVDSIKVDENDEDGEEHSPKIIEIKENCDDHHRFNEEIATEGDLITEKDKNHDFQDSFDEIKPKINEEDESKKKNVINLSKLNALMQIYKKILINNENSATPDSYKNQNSLEKIKLLINRITRGNFDQILKAFDKNINNNINESQIEQKSCYDIDNNLEKLNINTKKVIKSRKRKRFRNLNDPEEEINTNFLSDSSHLTLLEKRCKYDDYSIVNGAGSDGDVSKLVIKLKKNGVENGDFGKVKNRGPFVRLTRMDVLERMVKRNQRTIILKVR